In one window of Zingiber officinale cultivar Zhangliang chromosome 11A, Zo_v1.1, whole genome shotgun sequence DNA:
- the LOC122032926 gene encoding cyclin-D3-1-like yields MASDYECAASILLCAEDNSSILGFDDDDEERGGVGCGWFSEVKSCDFYGDFLVDFPVQSDECVGLLVEREAEHMPREDYPERLRSGALDLAIRRDAIDWICKVHAHYNFGPLSAYLAVNYLDRFLSANELPKDKAWMIQLLSVACLSLAAKMEETEIPLSQDLQVGDAKYVFESRTIQRMELLMLSTLKWKMQAITPFSYIDFFLHKFNGGSAPSKLLVSHSVQLTINTIRGIDFLEFRPSEIAAAVALFASVELKIVEFEKALSCCFHVVKERVIRCYKVIQDSIGMRNVPHELASSSATTIPQSPIGVLDAACLSYKNDDTAASSFASCCRDSPAVKRRKVFHNKP; encoded by the exons ATGGCTTCAGACTATGAATGCGCAGCATCTATCCTCCTCTGCGCCGAGGACAACAGTAGCATCCTGGGTTTTGACGACGATGATGAGGAACGGGGTGGGGTTGGGTGTGGTTGGTTTTCAGAAGTAAAAAGTTGCGATTTTTATGGGGATTTCCTCGTGGACTTCCCTGTTCAATCGGATGAGTGCGTGGGCTTGCTCGTTGAGAGAGAAGCTGAGCATATGCCGAGGGAGGACTACCCCGAGAGGCTGCGGTCCGGGGCATTAGATTTGGCTATCAGGAGAGATGCCATTGATTGGATTTGCAAG GTTCATGCCCATTACAACTTTGGGCCACTTAGTGCATATTTAGCTGTTAATTACTTGGATCGATTCCTCTCTGCCAATGAGCTGCCA AAGGACAAGGCTTGGATGATACAACTATTATCTGTGGCATGCTTGTCTTTGGCTGCCAAGATGGAGGAAACTGAAATCCCTCTATCTCAGGACTTGCAA GTAGGGGATGCAAAATATGTATTTGAATCCAGGACTATCCAGAGAATGGAGCTGCTGATGCTTAGTACCCTCAAATGGAAGATGCAAGCAATTACACCTTTCTCTTACATCGATTTCTTTCTCCATAAGTTCAATGGTGGTAGTGCCCCAAGCAAACTTTTGGTGTCTCATTCTGTGCAATTAACAATAAACACGATTAGAG GGATTGATTTCTTGGAATTCAGACCTTCTGAAATTGCCGCAGCTGTTGCACTGTTTGCTTCGGTTGAACTCAAGATTGTGGAATTTGAAAAGGCTTTATCATGTTGTTTCCATGTGGTTAAG GAAAGAGTCATAAGATGTTATAAAGTGATACAAGACTCAATAGGAATGAGGAATGTGCCACATGAACTTGCTAGCTCATCGGCTACAACCATACCACAAAGCCCAATTGGAGTGTTGGATGCTGCATGCTTGAGCTACAAGAATGATGATACAGCTGCCAGTTCATTTGCATCATGTTGTCGTGATTCTCCGGCTGTCAAGAGGAGGAaagtatttcataataaaccctAA